AATGCAGTGGTCCAAAATGCAGAGTAGTGAAGTACAGGTGAACATACAATACATTGCATTTAATCTCATTTCCTACAATTTCCCATTCTGATTCCCCCAGctcttccccccttccccagggagttTTAGATACCAGATAGACCTTCCAAAGAGAGTTTCCAGGACacatttaataataaaacaacaGTAAATAGCAACCCTAaatttcccttatttttttctccacccCCCTCCCTTTTTACCCCCTTCTATCTAGCAGAACTCTGATTAGTAATAAAACCCCTTTCTTCTTACAACTCAGGAATAAAGAGGGCAATTTTCTGGCTCAGCTCGGTCTCCCACGATTGCACAGTACTCACTTCACACAGAACAGACACAATTCACAAATGGCACGACAGGGCAATCTCCTGAACAccagaaaaatgggagagaCAACCCTGCCTCGTCAGGGTGGAAGCAAAGCTTCATCTCCGTGCAGCTGAAGTGGCCATTTCGTTTTATGCAGTGCTGCAAGCACAAATTGCTCTCTCTAGGAGTTGCCCAGACAACTGCTACCCAGTTCCTTGCAAGTGCCACAGGATTGCCTCTGCTAGTTCTCTAAGGGAAGGTGATTTAGAGCAGTCAGTCAGTGTTTATGGCACAAAGAAAGACACAATGGTTGAAGCTGGAAGTGTAGGAGATGTGTGGCATAAGGAGGTGAAGAGGTTTATGGAGTGACTAGTCACAAGAACCAAGACTGCAAAGGACGGATCCTTTCCATCACACTTGTTCTTATTTGTAGGgattttatataaaaaagaagaagaaaaagcagaccaccaccaccaccacaaaagCTATTTTGTTTCTAAACACAGAACATGATGACCTCTATGCCAAATCCCCTTCAGCTATGGCACAATCTTCCTGAAGGCTTGACACTGGTTACCATCAGATTGCAAGGAGGCTGTAAGAATCTCCACTGCCAAGACAGGCTGTGCTTGCAACCAAGCCTTTAAGGGGTGGAGTATCTTCTCAGGTGGTAACTGTAGATCTTAATGCAATGATCCCAACagtccagcaccagcagctgccctttGGGAGTAACAGCAATACCCACCGGGCAGGTGAGTCCCTCCCGGATCAGGATGTTGTAGCCGCCTCCTTTAGGAAAATGCAGGATTTCCTTACGACTGCTGTCAGCAACGATCAGGTCTCCCCTGGAATCAACACACATCCCAGCAATGCACCTGAAATCCTCATTCTCAGAGAAGAAATGGCTAATCTGGCGTCCCAGCTGCCCATCTGGGCCGACAGAGCCGATGGAGAAGCCTCCTTCCAAGTGGTGCTCGTACTGCCGGTTCTCCAGGTtgagccccagcccctgagTGAAGTAAATGGTCCCTTCAGCGTCGCAGGTGACAAACTTGGGGCGCACGGCGCTGCACAGGCAGCTGTACTTCACTACCCCCACGCCACGGTCCACGGTGAAGCACCAGAGCTTGCCCCCTTCCACGTCGGTGACGACGAACTGGCCCGAGGGCAGCGCGGCGATGCCCCAGGGCTTGCTCAGCTGGCTGCGGTGACACGCCACGCAGTGGCCATCCATGGTGTACACCTTGACAGAGTTGTCGTAGCTGTCTGTCACACCGATCAGCCCGTGGCAGTTCATGGTGACAGAAAGGGGGGTCAAGTTGGGCAAGTCTGCTCCAAGGAAACTCAGCACAAAGCTGTCGATGCCACTGGGGCTCCGGCGGATCTCCTTCAGGAAGCCCTTGCGGGTGAAAACCTGGATTCGGAAATTGCCCCGGTCTGCCACGAGCACCTCCCCTTGGCTGGTGACGTGCAGGCTCACAGGGAGGTTGAACATCCCTGGCAGGCTGCCCTTGGAGCCCATCTTCTTGATGAAGGAACACTGCTGGATGCTGGTGGCTGCTTCAGGCATCCTTGGCTTGGCTGGTGAGGAATGCGGGGTGCAGCTGGGCTCCTCCTGCACCAGGTCAGGCTCCCTAAACGGTACAAAGGAGGATGCTGCATTTTCCATGAGAGATTCCTCCACGTTAACGGTGCGGGGTTTCTTTACCACCTGCCCAATCTGCAGTGGTCCCACGTGGCTCACCTTAAGGAGTTCCACCTCTTGGAGAGTCAGCTCCCTTGGGAGACTGTTTGTCAGTTCTGGTTCTTCATCGTCTGCTGTCTCCTCCAGGAGAGCTATATCCCCCTGCTTTATTTTGGCAAGGAAATAGTCACAGCGAGACATTATCTGCACTTCTGCTAAGTTCAGCAGGTAAGCCTGCTCTTCCATCACCTGGTTATTTATCTTCTCCACTTCAGTCAAAGAGGTGGTGAAGAACTTGCGTGACCTGGCCAGTTCTTCCTGGATCTTGCGCTCCTCTTTGCTGTACTCCTGCAGAACCGCTTTGTATCTGGATTGCAGATCTCTTGAAACATCCTCCAGAGcagctttccttttctgaagATCACCCATGAGCTCCCGAAGCCTGGCAAGCCTCGTCCCAAATTCCCTCCTACGCTCCTCAGCAGCCTCTTTGATAGCCATGACTCTGTGTCCCGGGGGCATGTGCGAAGCCTCCTTGCAGGGCTCGCACAAAACCAAGCCACAGCTCTTGCAAAAGTGTCTTGGCAGCCTCCTCCCGCAGACCTTGCACATGAGGAGTCCCACCACTTCCCCCAGGCCGGCCGTGTCGATGATCTTC
The Serinus canaria isolate serCan28SL12 chromosome 17, serCan2020, whole genome shotgun sequence DNA segment above includes these coding regions:
- the TRIM32 gene encoding E3 ubiquitin-protein ligase TRIM32 — encoded protein: MAAAPFLNSDALREVLECPICMESFTEEHLRPKLLHCGHTICKQCLEKLLANSINGIRCPFCSKITRITSLAQLTDNLTVLKIIDTAGLGEVVGLLMCKVCGRRLPRHFCKSCGLVLCEPCKEASHMPPGHRVMAIKEAAEERRREFGTRLARLRELMGDLQKRKAALEDVSRDLQSRYKAVLQEYSKEERKIQEELARSRKFFTTSLTEVEKINNQVMEEQAYLLNLAEVQIMSRCDYFLAKIKQGDIALLEETADDEEPELTNSLPRELTLQEVELLKVSHVGPLQIGQVVKKPRTVNVEESLMENAASSFVPFREPDLVQEEPSCTPHSSPAKPRMPEAATSIQQCSFIKKMGSKGSLPGMFNLPVSLHVTSQGEVLVADRGNFRIQVFTRKGFLKEIRRSPSGIDSFVLSFLGADLPNLTPLSVTMNCHGLIGVTDSYDNSVKVYTMDGHCVACHRSQLSKPWGIAALPSGQFVVTDVEGGKLWCFTVDRGVGVVKYSCLCSAVRPKFVTCDAEGTIYFTQGLGLNLENRQYEHHLEGGFSIGSVGPDGQLGRQISHFFSENEDFRCIAGMCVDSRGDLIVADSSRKEILHFPKGGGYNILIREGLTCPVGIAVTPKGQLLVLDCWDHCIKIYSYHLRRYSTP